GCTGCCTTAATGTTGGAGGCGAATCCGAACCTCACTCCCAGCCTGGTCAAGGCCATTCTGATGTATTCAGCCCAGCCGATCGACGGCTTCAACACACTCGAGCAAGGCGCGGGACAGGTAAACGCTGAAGGCGCAGTCAAACTCGCCAGCCTGGTCAAGTCAAATGCGAGCACTTTGTCGCAGGGAAGCGCGATGCTCAATAGCTGGGACGAGAACGATCAGGACAACTACATTTCCAGCACTAACGAGCGCATTGATTGGGGACGCGGTATCGTCGGCGATTACTGCGTGCTGTATGGCAGCGACTTAATGACCAAGTGGCAAGGCATGTATGGGCATGGCAAAGTGATCGCCGACGCAACTTCGATAACGAATGGCGTAATCGTGCGCAACACGACCCTAATTACCAGCGGTATCGCGCTTACTGCGGGACCGGTAACGGTCACCGGCGTTCTGTTGAGCGATGGCACCCTGTTTACCAGTGGTGTCCTGCTTAGCGACGGCGTGTTATTGAGCGATGGTGTCTTGTTGAGCGACGGCGTACTGCTCAGCGACGGTGTGCTTCTCAGTGATGGCGTGCTGCTTTCCGACGCCATCTCAAAGGGCGATAACACGTCCGCGATGAGTCCATCCTATTGATTTGGGCTGCTACTGGAGGAGAACACACCATGTATAGACAGACTGCCCAAGCCCAAATCATGCCCCCGCCCGTGCCGACGATGTCAGGCTGGGCGCAACAGGTAATCACCCAGAGACTTACAGACGAGTGTCAATCGGAAGTACTCGAATTTCTGGCGCGACGCCCGCTGCACACAGTTACGCTCGTGGGAATCATCAGAGACAATGGCCTTGTCAGTGCATTTAACCGCGGCAATTTCTACGCTTGCCGCAACCGCGCGGGCGAACTTGAAGGGGTCGCGCTGATTGGCCATGCGACGCTGATGGAGACGCGCACCGAGCGCGCGCTTCAGGCTTTTGCGGAAATCGCGCAGAAGTGCACGACCGCTCGCATGATCATGGGCGAGCAAGAGCGCATCGAGGAGTTCTGGAACTGTTACTCCAATGACGGACAGACAATGCGCCGCGCCTGCCGCGAGCTGTTGTTTGAGCTGCGCTGGCCCATCGAAGTCCGCAAGCCCTCAGAGGGACTGCGACTGGCGACCCCAGAAGATCTGGAACTAATTCTGCCGGTGCATGCGGAAATGGCGTTTGATGAAAGTGGCGTCAATCCCCTCGAAGTCGATCCCGTCGGTTTTCGCGAACGATGTCTGCGGCGGATCGAGCAGGGCCGGACGTGGGTCTGGATCGAGTCCGGGAAACTTATCTTCAAGACCGATATCGTCTCGTATACAGAATCAGTCGTTTATCTTGAAGGTGTCTGGACCGCGCCCGAACATCGCGGCAAAGGCTACGGTTTGAATTGCATGTCTGAGCTGGGACATCTTCTGCTGCAGCGCGTAGATTCCATTTGCGTTCTCGTAAACGAGCAGAACATTGCCGCCCATGACTTCTACAAACGATCAGGCTTCAAATTCCAATCCGTTTACGACACGATTTTTCTCGCCTAATCCGACTCACCTATTCCGCTCACCGGACGATTAATAAATAAGTCGAAACAAGTAGAGCATTGGCGATGAGGGCGTAAACTCCTGCGAGCACGTCGTCGGCCATGATTCCCAATCCAGATTCCAGCCCCTCG
The nucleotide sequence above comes from Pyrinomonadaceae bacterium. Encoded proteins:
- a CDS encoding GNAT family N-acetyltransferase, producing MYRQTAQAQIMPPPVPTMSGWAQQVITQRLTDECQSEVLEFLARRPLHTVTLVGIIRDNGLVSAFNRGNFYACRNRAGELEGVALIGHATLMETRTERALQAFAEIAQKCTTARMIMGEQERIEEFWNCYSNDGQTMRRACRELLFELRWPIEVRKPSEGLRLATPEDLELILPVHAEMAFDESGVNPLEVDPVGFRERCLRRIEQGRTWVWIESGKLIFKTDIVSYTESVVYLEGVWTAPEHRGKGYGLNCMSELGHLLLQRVDSICVLVNEQNIAAHDFYKRSGFKFQSVYDTIFLA